Within the Tursiops truncatus isolate mTurTru1 chromosome 12, mTurTru1.mat.Y, whole genome shotgun sequence genome, the region CTTAATTGAAatgttgtaccaatttatatccTACCAGCCGTGTCTGAGCCTCCAACTTCTGCCATCattaattttagcattttttaaagtttttcccaATTGATTAAGGACATTTGACTGTTTAATTTTTACTTCCTTGTTTACTGGAGAAATTTTTAAGGTTTGTTATTTGCATTTCATAGaaaacccattttaaaaatctttgagcCATGATAGATTAGTTACGACCGTTTTGTAAGTAAAACGTCACTTCAGCTAGCTCAGGTCCAGAGAGGAATGCATTAGGTGAGTGCTGGGATGTCTCAAGGATCTCTCTTTGGTTCAAAGAAGGTGACAGATTGGGATGTAGAATCTTAGTCCTAATTCCAGATCTCAGGGGAAGGACTCTGGTCCAGCATGAGTCAGGCGCGCATGCCCGGACCTGTCCACCATGCCTCAGGAACACATTCGCGCATCCACTTGGGCGCTCTCGGCCGAGCCATTCGTCCGTGCAGGGGGGCAGAAGGTGGCGGAAAAGGCCAGTCGTAGAAAACAGGCAAAGAGCAGTTCACAGAAAAACGTGAGGAACCAAGCAGGAGGTGCTTGCCGCATCTGCAGACCTGCTGCTGCCTTTTTATTATGGACATCTGAGTGTGGAGCATCAGCTGTGTCCCCGACAGGAGACAAAGCTGCCGCTGAGCCCTCCATGGCTGGCTCCCGCTCACAACGGTTCCCTTCTCTGCTTTGGCCCTTGTCAGGCAGTGGGAGTGTGGCCCCATTGGGTGTTAGAGCCCTACAGGAAGTAGGGAGCACAGGGGCACGTGATTGGAAGGTGACAGTCATTTACTCCCTGAAACagtccctttttttgtttttttgcttgttttggtcATGCGGCTCGTGgtgcccgaccagggattgaatccgcacccttggcagtgaaagtgaggagtcctaaccattgaACCGCCAAGTCCCTTGAAGCAATCCCTTTGAACTCTGTCCACAACCTTCTTCACATGTGCTTTGACTACTTTCAGTGAAGGGCCAAGAGGATTTGTTCACTGGGAAAGCTGGATGAAAGCCCTGAGTATTCagcttctttcatttcctcttgggcagccactgacatttaaaaaggggaagggggattaaaaagacaattttttaataAGGGGAGCTGGGGTAGCTCCATACTCCTTGACGTAGTTTTTCCTTGCAGTAATAGTCTTGGCAGTAATGTTCTAAGACCCATACAGATTCTTTTTTACCTACCAGGACTGTGTTGGCTCAAGTTGTCTATTTACTGTGTATGTATAGTCTCTTCAACCCCTCTGgacttttaaatgagaaaaagcagCTTTGGCCTCCACAAAAGCATGCTCAGGAATTCTGAAAAATCAGTTCCATGAATGCCACGGGAAAAGACTCCGCTGAGGAGTCTTGCTTTGGTACTCCTGAGCCCGCCTCAGGCGTCGAGATGCCAGGTCCCATCCTTAGACCATCTCAGTCACTCGCCCTTCGCCCATTGAATCCTAGATGCGGGTTCTGGACAAGCTGATGGTTGAGCGACTCTCAGCAGAGAGGACGGAGTGCCTGAACCGCCTGCAGCAGCACTCGGACTCAGAGAAGCACGAGGGAGAGAAACGGCAGGTGAAAACCAGGATCTGTCCGTGCTGACCTTGCCACTTGCCACTCTTTTCCCCCCGAGTCAAGGGACTCGGACCCATCACTGAAAACTCCCAGGCCGAGATCCCCTAAAAGTGTTGGCGTCAAAGCGCGTGCCATTTTTATAACCTGAAATGAAGTCAGTAGGAAGGAGCCTGGAGTGTGGTTCCTGTTGGCGCTGAATGTGCTGGCcggaggtggaggtggggcagtTTGTAGAAAGTGCTGGAAAGCCAAGCTCCGCCCTGGATCACTGCTATGTATCGCGCCCCTGCTGGGCCTGCACAAGATTGGGTTCCTGCCCTCGGGCAGTTTGCGGTCCACCCCGGACAGCAGACGTGAAATGAGTACTTGCGAGCATGTGAGTGAGTTCGTGCGCCTAGCAGCCAGACGTGCTTGGCGTGGAAGCCGTGGGAAGCTGTAGCTGTTGGCGTCTAAGGAGTCTCTAAGTCGCTTAATGAAGATCATAGTTAGCTATCGGCTTGGGCACTGGGTGAATCCTGGGCTTCAGAGGGCCAACAGAGAAGGCCGTGTGGCCTGTGGGAGGCGGGTAATCCAAAACTTTGGGGCTTGTCCAGAAAAGAGCCTATCACAGTCGAAAAGTCCACATTCTTGAGGTTTTAATTCATAAGCCATGTATCAAAGTCTCCTGATGATTTGTGTACtaacttgtgggttttttttagatgTCCTTGGTGGATGAATTAAAAACTTGGTGCATGTTAAAGATTCAGAATCTGGAGCTGAAGCTTTCTGGAGATTCTAGGGCCTCCAGGACTAAATCCACACCATCCACTTGCGAGTCCTCCACAGGTAACCGACACCAACATGCAGAGAGAGCCCTTTCATCCAAAGGTGATGAAATCCCCCGGTCGCGTTCTCTTCTGCATCTGAAGGCAGTCTGTGTGACAGGGCTGCGGGCAACACTGGATTGTAATGTGAACTCTGTAGGGGCAAGGACCATGCTTTGCCCACTACTGTATACACAGTTCCTATACAGCAATAAAGCACTCCTATTCAAGTGTTCAGGAATatttgaatgaaggaataaaagaattGTTGATCCGTGATAGCAGTGCAATCTTGATGGTGTCAGAGTTGGACCCCAACGATGAGGGTGAGGAAAGGATGTGTCGTTTCAGAAGGGCACTCGCCCCTGCCCTTGTGACTCTTTCCCTTTCTCGTCCTTGATCAGCCTTTTCTACCTTTGGCCAACTCCGTACAGCCTCATTAAAAAACAGTTCATGTATCAAAGCTGCCCCAGGGGCTGGATAAGAGATGCTTTGAGCCAGAGCATCTTTACATTAGCTACAGTGGCTACACTCAATGATGATCAGTTGAGGAGATTCATAGCCTTAGTAATTAGACCTCCATGGGGAGGTTTTGATATGTCACGTGTTTCATGTTACCATAGGCcatctctgtatctgtggttttATCTTCTTTGTGCCCGTAACAGTGGGGAAAATCCTGGGCAAACTTTTCATGCTAGGACTAATTATGGAACTTGTCATGGAGCTCTGGGTATGGGTAATAGGATCGCCTCTCCAAGTGGGAGTTTGGATCAAGGAACTAGTAACCGGGGCTATGGTCTGTAAAGGGCCCGGAAGTTAGAGAATGGGGGTATTGATTCTGATCAGTAAATGCCCAATTCTGTTTGGACAAGTAGTGAGATGCGTCATCCTTAGCAATCAGGAAATGGTACCCAGAGCCCTTTACTGTAGGTTGAGACAGGCTAAAGGAAAGGCCAGTAACGTTTTTGGCTTAGATGCCACCAGTGTGTCTAATGCAATATCCCTGAAAGCCCTGACAAGCCAAGATGATAATCAGGGGAGAAGTGGAGGGGAAGGACACAAGTTGCACACGGTGGGTGATGGTTGAGAAGGCTGGTTTACAGGATTCCTGGGACTCTCAAATGCCAGCCCATGTGACTGTATGAACACGGATTCGCTCtcacttttgttttccttccgAAACCAGGTGTGGATCAGTCAGTGGTGACCGCAGGTCCAGTAGCAGCCTCTGACAGCCCCCCTCAGGTGGTCAGGCCCAAGGAAAAGGCCCTCAGCTCCACAGCCGCCCACAGACTCCAGCAGGAGCTGTCTTCCTTGGACTGTACAGGCTCCCGACTGAGGAGTGTCAAGGTCCAGACAGCCTCGTTACCCTTGAAAGAGGCAGCCAAATGCGACCCGCAGGCTGGGCCCTGTGTTGACAGAGGCACCCAAACCAAGAAGTCTGGGAAAAGTGGGCAGACGAGGCACCGTGGCCAGCAGCCAGCACCCAGCACCACCTGCGGACAGCCGCCACCAGCAGCAGGTGGCGAGCAGACTGCCCCTCATACTCGGGACACCTCCCAAGCACTGGAGCTCACTCAGTATTTCTTTGAGGCTGTTTCCACCCAGATGGAAAAGTGGTATGAAAGGAAGATTGAAGAAGCACGAAGCCAAGCCAGTCAGAAAGCCCAGCAAGACAAGGCCACGCTGGAGGAACACATTAAAAGTTTAGAGGAGGAACTTGCTAAACTAAGGACTAAGGTACACAAGGAAAACTAGGGCCTGGGAAGTGGGACGAGAAAggattcctgggacttccctggtggtccagtggttgactgtgcttccagtgcagggggcgggggttcgatccctggtctgggaactaggatcctgcatgccgtgggggagggcggggggcaaGGATTCCTGAAGATTTCCGGTCCTGCAGCTGCAGAAGAGCTATGTTGGAGGTGTCAGTTATTGTACACATAGCAGaccttgccttttaaaaaaatcactaatttcTAAAACGTGCCAGACACATGCTTCCTATGCCCTGAAGTTGTGAAGACTTCAACAATTAGACTGAAACTAGGGGACACTTGGTTTCAGGTTTCATTACAGATTTGAAACCTCAGCTCAAGTTCATCTGAAGTTCAAAAGCTCAGATTAAGCGAGCTGTGCTAAGAAACTGAAGGATGTGTAAGCCTAAACCCCAATATTCAGGAtatgaaataatgtaaatgaaaagcaagaaaaaatattaatcccTGTGCATTCAAGTCAAGCAGTCATTCATATCAACATGCCTGCTGTGCCTGGACAGTGTCTTTCTGTAAGAGCTGTAACAGACACGCTGAACTCCCTCAAGTTCATAGTTCCCCAAATGCTGACATCTTAACCAGGGAAAACTCACCAAAGAAGCTTTGAGGAGAAGGATTTTCATGATGTCACAAGATCCAGTATATcgtaaaatgttttgaaaagtcAGAGTGTATTTAAATAATGGGTTAATTGGCTAATAATAGCGCTGGGAATGTCAATGAACTCAAACGAGAAAGATTCAGATCATTGGATCATGGTTTCTGTATCTTTcaaccaaaagaaagaaacagtacAATTAATCATAGTGACTTTAAAGTGGATTAATGGAAAAAACATTCACGTAGCAATTACCTGAAATTTCTATAACCTAATTCACAGCCAGTTATCTTAGAGTACCTTTCTGAATGTGAGCTTATTGGtctacattttataaagaaataaggcTGTTTCttgaaagtatttcattttgaacTGAGTTGTCATTGAAGAACCTCAAAAGCTTTCCACTGCTTTGTAGCAACTATGTCAAGGTAAATAAGCAATAAATTGACTTGGATTCCCCAGCTTCAGGGAGCCCTGTGGATGTTACTGTATGGAGTATACAAAGTTGCAAAAGTAACAGTATGTTGAAACTTTGGATTTAATTATCTTCCAAGCTTCTTGTCCCTTGTGGCATTATATTCATCTCCTCAAAATTCCATATATGCATAGAAACCTCGATTCTATTTCTATAAACAGAGGAACCAAGTAACTGTTGTCTGTAATTTTTGAATGAACCTTTGCTCATTGAGCCAAAGAGAAAATATGACGACTTGACATGGGAacacccagaaaaacaaaagtatgcATTTAGTCCCTATGTGTTCTGCCCATCAAGCTcagttgtttttggtttgttcttttgAATACTGACAATCTATGGATCTAGGCGTTCCTAATAAATGTAGATGTATGTCATCATTACAAAACCTGGACAGGGAATTTATTTGATGTTCTCTCAAGTTTATTTTCAGGTTTGTAAGCTCGTCTTGTCGAATTTAAAACTTCAGTGGCAcactttaaaggggaaaaaaaatgacacagggGCAGGCGATATGTTAAGTAATAGCCTCAGCCACTTCTCATGCTAGAAAGCTTTTGAATTTAAAACAATTCTAATAATTTAGATAATATAATAGATATTATAATAAAGGGGTTTAAAGATGGATTTATTGTAGTTAATATACATTAGTTGAACATTCAGACATCTTAAACTTTAGGAACAAAACTTCAACATTCAAACAACAGTATAGTTAGTTTACAGGGAACACCCAGACAGTAAATTTGCCTAATCCAAAATACTGATGAAGATGATGAATAAAATGTGTTTCACCAGCGTTCTATTCTGGCCAACATCTTAATGACCATGGTTCCACATGGGAGAAGAAATTGCTAAATAGATCTTCTCTTGGGCTAAACAACGGACTTGGCCTATAATTCAGGAGATACGCAAAGATGtaagtgaacaaataaaattaaactgttctttagagaggaagggaaaagctTGTCCACGAGAATAGTCTTAGTCTCTGGAAGatgaaaattcaaattttcatgttttattcacttaaacaaaatcaaaacaaaaccccacattAGGTTTTCTTGGAGAGTCTGTGGTATTTGATTCTTGCAAATACAAACCACAAATGCTCTTACATCTTCCACATACAGTGCTTCTAGGAAGAACATCAAAGTCACTGCTTGTCACGCTTCATAAAAGGATGGTTTTTAGCTTCAAGATTTTAGATTTACTAGATAGCCTGTACTTGAGTATTTGCCAATCATGCTACACAAAAGAGTAAGTCTTTCTAAGGTTCTCTGTTCAGAAACTGTTCACACATGCTTCTCCCTCTGTTCATCAGATGGCTTGATTAACGTACATCTATATAAAAACCTGAAAATTGGCTTATGTAAGCATTTTAGATTAGCCCATCCCCCGGTGGCAGAgtattcagaattattttttgtCTTGTGGGTTCTGGAGCTGTGGAAGGGCAAGGGTGGCTCGGAATGCAGGTTAGTGACACACCACTGGTTTACACCTCTCCAATGGCACACGGTCCAACACTAGACACTGTTTATCCTGCAAAAGTTTTTCTACATCTTTCAGATGTAGATTCTTGGATTAACTCTGATTCTTGGATTAACTTTTTAGATTTGTTCTGTAGGTGAACTGCCAATCCCAGCTTCTTCCACGAGCTTTCACTTTCACTAAATTAACTGTTAAACACATTTGGTCTCTTTCAAAAGTGTCCTGAAGTCAACTTCTGTCTCCAATGTATTCTTCAAACTCTGTTTTTTCCTGTCACTGGAGGAGAACCTAATGCACTGAGGAGCTTCCTtaattaatgatttattttactttccatGTGGATATTAAGGTAACCACATTCGTTTTGACCAGGAGTTGCCTCTTCTTCTTGGTAGGTGCTTCAGTGAATTTGTtaaacttctctttcttctttttcctacaAAGTTCTAGATTCCCAGTGGTGATCTTTTTGGAAAGTCCTCTTGAGTATCAGATGCAACACATCTGAAGAACATACCTCAACAACCCTGAGGGTTAATGCAGAAGGACTTTCCAAGGAAGCTCCATGGTGTCTCCTGAGGTCAGTACACCTCCAGCCCTATACCTCACACTGTTTTAAAACAGCTTAATTgacttacacaatattatatatcaattatatttcaaaaaaattggggaaaaatggctttattcagatataattcacatacctgtaaaatgtacagttcagcagattttagtatattcagagttgtgcattcatataaatagaatcataccatacatgatcttttgtgactggccacttaatgttttcaaggttcatccaggtgtagcatgtatcagtactccgTCCCTTTCTGTTTgctaaataatactttattgtatGGGTATTCCACGTTTTACTTATCCATTAAtcagctgatgggcatttggatggtctactttttggctattacgaataatgctgTTTAACCTTTTGGGCAACTGACAGtcttttttccaaagtggctgcacaattttatagtcccaccagcagtgtttaagggttccagtttctccgcatcctcatcctcgccaacatttgcaattatcttcctttttaattatagccattctagtggatgtAAATAGTATCTcttggtggttttgatttgcattttcctaatgattaatggtgttgaacatctttttatgtgctatCGTACTGGTTTTTGCTTCTTCCAAAAACTGCTGACATATCCAaggacattttcaaaataaaaggtatgTTTTCAGTGCTAAGACAATTGCTCTTATGCCCTTTTCTTGGCTCTCTCTGATATGCCATGCTCCATGTTCTGATATTTTGCTCAAGGGCTCTATGTACAGATAGTTTCACTTGGCTTTGGGCTACCCACTGTTGAGCCTAAGCTCAACTAAACACATGGAGACTTTGAAAACCTTTCAGAATAATGCTGTAGTTAAGATCTGGCTAAAGCAAGTGTTTTTTCTAACTCTTTGAGCTGCATATTGCCTTGAGTAATCATCATCCGGATTGTATCCTGTAGAAGAAAGTGAAATCTGGTCACTGTTTTCACTGGTTAAACAAGGTACAGCTCtaccattttatttgttaaaattaggAACTAATACTGAGAATTGGCACTGATGCCCTTTAGGAAAGCCAAAAGTTAACAATTAGGGGTACACAATGTCTGGCATGCTTTCATACACCCCACACATACTTcccaaaccatcatgctgtaatatttattatcttttcgtgtgtgtgtggtTTAACAGACAAGTTGGGTGGTGCTACTGTAGAGTGTAGATATAGCAAacattgttaaatttaaaatatcagttaagtGAAAAATCAGTAACATCAAGAGCAATGATCAAGATATACCATCTCAGTGACATATCCCAAGATATctatcaaatttttttaaaaactcactaatCAGTACAAAAGGGTCAGGGCCTACCATCACCATGATCTTGGTCTCACCTCTTCGGTggcacttttgtttcttttgaattctTCCCTTGCCCAGTCCTTCAGGTATTTGCGATCAGAATCATTTGGAACTTGCCGAATTGCCTGCAAAATCCTTCTGTAGAGGAGGAGAACTTGTTGCCTTCTCACGAACTGTACAGGGGAGGAGAAATGGCAATTACAGCTGCACAATCGTCAGCCCGGTAGGCTCTTTTCTCTTTGGTTCTCAATtttgaaaaggggaaagaaaaccaccttttttcttttaagaaaacgGCAAGAAGTTTGTTTGCGTTGTCTCCTTACTCCCTTATCAAACTTAAAATCAAGAGTACAAGCAGTAGACCAGTCCTTCCCGCAGTCACCTAGGCAGTGGGGATCCGGGCTCAAGATCAAGAGCCCGGCCCGCCTTTTGCACCAGGACTGGAAAGTAGCCCCAACCCCCTTGCACTTCCCGTcggccccccccccgccacccgcGGCGGCGCGAAGCCGCGCCCCCCCCGCCCGAACCAATCAGAGTGGGGCGCGCGCAGGGTCGTCCGCCCCAGTAGTCCCCGAGACCCCTCTATAGAATGGGTGCAGGGGGCGGTAGAGAATCGAGCTCAGACCCAGTAAAGCTGCCCTAAGAGGCCGGTGAGGATAGTTGGTACCTGCTTTAGCGTTAGCGTCGCTGGGGGTAAGCGGGAAGCTGCCATCACGTCCAGACAGCGCGGTCCGCCAGAGCCCCAGTGCGCAGGGGCGGAAGTGGGGCGGTGACGGGGCGGGGCGAGCTCGGTTTCCCGGGAGGCGCCGGCGACAGTTGCGCTGGCTCCGGGAGCCCGGCAGTCGGAACTGAAGCTCAAGGCAGTTTCGCTTTGTCTTAGCCTAAGTTTGCTCATCCGTGAAAACAGGATAACAGTTCCTGCTTCACAGGTTGTTGTAAGAATGAGATGGTGGTGAGGCATTTAGCCCAGTTCCTGACACGTGGTTAAGTTTCATTAAATGAAAGGAGTTGGGGGGTGAGGGAAGAAAACTATTTTAGTATATTCTTTTTGAGATTTAGTGCGTATAgtgaaaaattctaaaaatttaaaagttaatttcttagtttgtgTTGTGCTTGTCCCCTTTTCTCGTTCTTGTCCCTGTTCTTTTCTACTGCGAGCATTTTTCCTGGCGTTGTAGTCTTCATGATCGTCCTTAGTTACAAGGCTTTAAATGGTTGTCCCATTGCAGTTTTGAGAATTTTGTGTAACTAGTAATGAGGAACCAAACATCCCTACGCCTTGCTTTTCCCCCCCATAATCGTTTTATCCTCCCCTCAACACACTCCTTACGCTTAGGTTATATTAACTGTAAGGGGTTAGTGAatcccttctttaaaaaaacaggatTGTTCTGAATTAAAATACAGCCCAAAGTGTTCAATTTCCTGTTCGTTCACTGTGCATTTACTTGATTGCCTTGCTTGGAATCCTTGGAGCTCCCTTTTCCCAGTTGTGTACTTCTGGCTACTTTTGTGGGTgtgtttcctcgtctgtaaagtgAAATAACAGCATCTACCCCAGAGCTGTTGTACTGTATTGTATGTAGTGCACTGAGAACAGAACCTGGCGCATATAAGCACTCTGAAGATTTTGAACATTACCAGGCATTGTGTGAATGATGCTAATACCATAACCACGTATTTCAAAATTTGTCTACTAATTAGcagttcattgattttttttctcttttaaatagtaGTGAAGTTAAATATCCCTTGCCACTTTTAGTTACACTTATTTTGTGAATTGTTATGACTTTGGTCCCTTTATGATGATCcagaattttattctaattttatatggGCTGtttgccatatttttttaaactttgatccTTTTCCTTTTATAGCTTTAAGTCTCTATATAGTCACgtgtattttccattcttttgagccttttcaattttatcttctccccttcagagctttaaaaaattttcattgttaATGTTTATCTAAGATTTTGGTTTATAGCATAATGGGGATATAAGTTCTTTTCCAGTTGTAAACTATaatttcagcaccatttatta harbors:
- the LYRM2 gene encoding LYR motif-containing protein 2; the encoded protein is MSKLRLRQSETALSFSSDCRAPGASATVAGASRETELAPPRHRPTSAPAHWGSGGPRCLDVMAASRLPPATLTLKQFVRRQQVLLLYRRILQAIRQVPNDSDRKYLKDWAREEFKRNKSATEEDTIRMMITQGNMQLKELEKTLALARS